One Bosea sp. 685 DNA segment encodes these proteins:
- a CDS encoding DUF883 C-terminal domain-containing protein: MRALGHEAPESFEAHPSIRSIASIRSIERGTSDMASTTSAKRQAASAVKRAKDEAVAGAEDIAADAKASAQKAGRRVKRETSEIEASLTRSAEDLAATVTEKLRAVGVDTDKMVDVAKEQATDLQRIIVQEIQERPLRALGVAAAVGLFVGFLSAR, translated from the coding sequence ATGCGTGCGTTAGGTCACGAAGCTCCGGAGTCATTCGAAGCGCATCCATCCATACGCAGTATCGCATCCATTCGCAGTATCGAGAGGGGGACATCAGACATGGCCAGCACCACTTCCGCGAAACGCCAGGCGGCCTCGGCGGTCAAACGCGCCAAGGATGAAGCCGTCGCAGGTGCCGAGGACATCGCTGCTGACGCCAAGGCCTCCGCACAGAAAGCCGGCCGCCGCGTCAAGCGCGAGACGAGCGAGATCGAAGCCAGTTTGACGCGCAGCGCCGAGGATCTGGCCGCAACCGTCACCGAAAAGCTTCGCGCCGTCGGCGTCGACACCGACAAGATGGTCGACGTCGCCAAGGAACAGGCGACCGATCTGCAGCGCATTATCGTGCAGGAGATCCAGGAGCGGCCGTTGCGCGCGCTCGGGGTGGCCGCGGCGGTCGGCCTGTTCGTCGGCTTCCTGTCGGCGCGATAA
- a CDS encoding sensor histidine kinase, translating to MALPSIPALGARLRSATTTIIAIGVVGVAVILAAWINAQARATAELVSHSIEIRERSERFLGHMRDAETGQRGYLLTHDPAYLGPYTNGRAAALPELDALAQLVEGDAAQTERVAKARSEAIAKLDELDSTIALARASQLDTAVARVKGGNGFSVMDALRGTVQQLQLAENIRLVALNRAEERRRLLASIGIVVALAGLAFAAWQQLRTRQRRSTLLASSNAQLERIVSERTQQLENERLRIEALLRDVNHRVGNNLAMVSALLNVQSRQTREPAVRNALSQAQSRIQAIAAGQRRLRLDIETDEIDAQPYMEDLLAEIGKAAEGRPIEIVLEMDSIRLPGRDAVSFVVIVNELVTNAIKHAFPDNAPGRIVIRFSEHDEDGATPLLLTVEDNGVGLPVVEADTKGLGQTVIASLLRSMRATMTSEPLSPGSERPGSKVTLTFPKRD from the coding sequence TTGGCGCTGCCCAGCATTCCCGCCCTAGGCGCCCGCCTGCGATCGGCCACGACGACGATCATCGCGATCGGCGTCGTTGGCGTGGCGGTCATCCTGGCGGCCTGGATCAACGCGCAAGCGCGCGCCACCGCGGAACTCGTCTCGCATTCCATCGAGATTCGCGAGCGCTCCGAGCGTTTTCTCGGCCATATGCGCGATGCCGAGACCGGACAGCGCGGCTATCTCCTGACCCATGATCCAGCCTATCTCGGCCCCTACACGAATGGCCGAGCCGCCGCCCTGCCGGAACTCGACGCCTTGGCGCAGCTTGTCGAAGGCGATGCCGCGCAAACCGAACGCGTCGCCAAGGCGCGCAGCGAGGCTATCGCCAAGCTGGACGAGCTCGACTCCACGATCGCGCTCGCGCGGGCAAGCCAGCTTGATACGGCTGTCGCACGCGTGAAGGGCGGCAATGGCTTCTCGGTCATGGATGCGTTGCGCGGCACCGTGCAGCAGCTTCAGCTCGCCGAGAACATCCGCCTCGTCGCGCTCAATCGCGCCGAGGAGCGCAGGCGGCTTCTGGCCAGCATCGGCATCGTCGTCGCGCTGGCCGGACTTGCCTTCGCCGCCTGGCAGCAATTGCGCACGCGGCAGCGCCGCAGCACCCTGCTCGCCTCCAGCAATGCGCAGCTCGAGCGGATCGTGAGCGAGAGAACCCAGCAGCTCGAGAACGAGCGACTGCGCATCGAGGCGCTGCTGCGCGACGTCAACCACCGCGTCGGCAACAACCTCGCAATGGTCTCGGCGTTGCTCAACGTCCAGAGCCGGCAGACGCGCGAGCCTGCCGTGCGCAACGCCCTCTCCCAGGCGCAATCGCGCATCCAGGCGATCGCCGCCGGGCAACGCCGCCTGCGCCTCGATATCGAAACCGACGAAATCGACGCCCAGCCCTATATGGAGGATCTCCTGGCCGAGATCGGCAAGGCGGCCGAGGGTCGGCCGATCGAGATCGTATTGGAGATGGATTCGATCCGCTTGCCTGGCCGCGACGCCGTGTCCTTCGTCGTGATCGTCAACGAACTCGTGACGAACGCAATCAAGCACGCTTTCCCCGACAATGCGCCGGGGCGAATCGTCATCCGTTTCAGCGAGCATGACGAGGACGGGGCGACCCCGCTTCTCCTGACGGTCGAGGATAACGGCGTCGGGCTGCCGGTGGTCGAGGCGGATACCAAGGGCCTTGGTCAGACGGTGATCGCCAGCCTGTTGCGCAGCATGCGGGCAACGATGACAAGTGAGCCGCTTTCGCCCGGTTCCGAGCGCCCTGGCTCCAAGGTCACGCTGACCTTCCCGAAACGCGATTGA